A region of the Terriglobales bacterium genome:
ATGCTTTCTCCTCACGAATGCGAACCTATTCGTCCCCACAATAATTAACCGTTTGGTTAATTAATTAGACGCAGGCGGGAGGGAAAAGTCTCCGGATAGAAGTAAAAGTTTGTAAAGATGGTGTCGCTGAAAGTAGGGAAGTCGACGAGCCGCTGGCGTCGGCTGCAAGTTTGGGCTTGCCAGAGGTCGCGGGTGGCGATGATGCAGCGAGGCTAGCGACAAAAAATTAAAAGGGCTATGACATTGGTTATGGTCTAGCCGCCAACTCCTGCGAGGGAGTTAACGACGTGGACGCATGTACCGTCACAGCCCCTTGATGCGATCACTGCTTTCGCAGTACCGAACCCCAACGGAACCTCGCAGTATCCGTCGGTTTTTTCGGGTCCGGCCGCTCGACGAGTTGCCTCGCCTGGCGGACCACTCAGTCTACTTTGGACTGGCGACCGATGATTGAAGCCAACCCTTTCGACCGTCGACGGGCGGGATAGTAACACTGAACCAAAAGCAGTCAACGCCCAACATCGGTGCAGTGGAAGATAATCCGAGGGCGCTAAGGCAGCAGTGTTTAGCGGAGATTTCCACTCATTTCCCACATGGAATGAAAGCCTCTAGTTTCTGGTCTCTAACTTCCAGTTCCTGGTTTCCAGCTCTTAGCTTTTAGCTTTTAGCTCCAGGCTCTTATCTTTTGACTTTTCTGGCTATAGCTTGCGCCGTGCTAAGGGCGCGAAGTATCATCTGCTGGGTTAGGAGAGCACCATGCAAGGAACGGTAAAGTGGTTCAATGATTCCAAAGGATTCGGTTTCATCACCCCCGATGACGGAAGCAAAGACGTCTTCGTTCATCACAGCGCGATCGTCAGCAGCGGCTTCCGGTCGTTGGCCGAAGGAGACAAAGTCGAGTTCCAGACCGAGCAGGGGCCCAAGGGACCGCAGGCGAAAGACGTCAAGAAAATTTAGTCCGGTCCAACTCACAAAATAAAATCTTTGCCACAAGGTTGCGGCTGAACCAACCAGAGGTTCAGCCCGACTTGCGCGGTCGCGCGCGCTCATGCGAGGCGCGGGAGTTGGCTTGGGTTCTCGTAGGATTCACGAAGCAGGTTGACGACACGCCCAATCCAGAGGTTTAATGCCCGGCACATCGTGGGGTCGTAATGCCGGAGCAAGCGGAACAGCAACCCGCCGAGCCAGCGCCGTTCTGCTGCTTCGCGATGATCACCGAGATCAGGCAGAAATAAGCACAGTCGCCGGTTAACACGATGGGAAATTCCGGGCCGACGACGCCGACGCGCGAAGGGCCACCAGCAGCAATTGTGCTGTGATTAGCAAAAGTTTAAAGAAGCTTCCGCTTCGACGCTAGGATACACTCACTTTGTAAATTGTGGTCGGCAGAGCCTAGGGAGGTTCGCGCGCTCCGCGCCCAGCTGATTGGAGAACCCGGCGCGGTGCCGCTGAGGTCACAGAACTTTCAATTGCATGCTGAGCAGTTTGAGGCAGGAGCGCGATGACTGACACCACCCGCAATGAACGACGCTGCGAGCAGCGGATTCGCTTTGAAGCCCCGGCGACTATCGCTGCGGCGGAGCACCGGATCGCCGCATCGACCAAGGACATCAGCCAACGAGGTTTATTCTGTTTCACCGATGCCAAGGTCGAAGTTGGCAGCGATATCGACATTCTGCTTATGCTGCCGGAAGAGGTGGGGTTGCCGGTAAGCGGGATGGTCTGTTGTCACGGGCGGATCGTTCGCTCGAAGTCCGAAGGCGGGCAGTATGGGATGGCAGTGGAGATCGACCGTTTGGAACCGGTGCCCACAGTCTAAGGCGAGCCCGACAGAAACTTTTCACTCCTCAACTTGTTGAGCTAGAACGCCGCCGCGATGAAAATGCGTATGATCGCGTGGTGGCAAAGACGCCGGCTCGTGCGTAGCGGAAAGAGTCTGTTGTTCTTGAGAGCGCGGCGCGGGTTCGAATGTTGGAACGGTTCGTACCCGGCGCATCAAAGGTGTAGAGCTTGGAGTCACACTTGAGATAGGGCCTCAGCATCCTCTGCAAGTCTGAATAACATTCACTGCTGTAGTGCTCAGCAGCCGACGCCGACTCCCAAATACTCACTTCCATCACGGCTTGTCCACGAATTTGTACGAGCGTGGCAATGCATCCCGAGCGGTCGCGAAGCGCTGTTTCTTCGACGACCTTTGTGAACTCGGCAGCGGCAACGGAAGCAGCCGAAAACGCGACGACACGGGCCAACATCTGGGTGAGCTCCCCTGCACTTCGATCTGTGCATCATACCCCTGCCCCAAAAGAGTGCAACAAGAAACATCAAGTGGTATGCGAAAAGCTGACCGACCGGGGGTACCTGGGCGTTGCGTCCGGTGCTAGCCGGTTCTCTTATATGCAGGGGCGCTGCGAAGGGGAGGCGAGGTGAGCAAAGCCGGAACCAGGGTGGTCGCTGTGCAAGGGTGGCGGTCCCACGTGATCCGGGAGAAGCGGACATGAAAAAGCGCCATCCGGGACCGTGACTCCCAGGCGGTCGCCCAACTGCACAAAGTGCTCAAACCAGGCGCCCGGGATCTCATGCGCCAGCGCGTTTGTGGATACTTCCTGGAGCAGCCGGTAATACACGTTTTGCGCCTTCCACAGGTCCACGTCGAACGGCAGGACGCGGGCCAAGCAGACGATGGCGGAGACGGTTTCCAACAAGTCACGATCGTAAGGCTTCTGCGACCACTGATCCGCCAGCGCATTCAGGCGTTCGCGAATGGCGAACTGCAGAGCGGGAACGTC
Encoded here:
- a CDS encoding PilZ domain-containing protein; protein product: MTDTTRNERRCEQRIRFEAPATIAAAEHRIAASTKDISQRGLFCFTDAKVEVGSDIDILLMLPEEVGLPVSGMVCCHGRIVRSKSEGGQYGMAVEIDRLEPVPTV
- a CDS encoding cold-shock protein gives rise to the protein MQGTVKWFNDSKGFGFITPDDGSKDVFVHHSAIVSSGFRSLAEGDKVEFQTEQGPKGPQAKDVKKI